The Brasilonema sennae CENA114 genome includes a region encoding these proteins:
- a CDS encoding MFS transporter, translated as MKSVNQYSKSASTHRTSQNPLGRGLVLIMAITCGTVVANLYYNQPLLVVIAESFQAHSHATGWIPMLTQIGYAVGLFLLVPLGDLMERRRLILMMLVLTSVALGAAAVSLNLAWLLVASLAIGITSVSAQLIIPLAAQLAKPEQRGRIVGTVMSGVLIGILLARTVSGFVGASLGWRAMYWLASGLMIVLAAVLSRMLPKSQPSLRVSYPQLVGSLFKLIQQQPILREASLAGAMSFGAFSTFWSTLVFFLAQPPYHYGSEVTGLFGLVGVVGAAAAPVAGKIADKRNPKITVALGLSITTLSFLILWVFGYHILGLIVGVILLDLGAQSTHISNQARIFSLPLEFHSRLNALYMTFSFMGGALGSFLGAYAWSRWQWHGVCAIALLMLGVAFVTFIKRRRQQLGV; from the coding sequence GTGAAAAGTGTTAACCAGTATTCCAAGAGTGCATCTACTCATAGAACTAGCCAAAACCCTTTAGGGCGTGGTTTAGTCTTGATAATGGCAATAACCTGTGGAACTGTCGTCGCTAACTTATATTACAACCAACCTCTGTTGGTGGTGATTGCCGAAAGCTTTCAAGCTCATAGCCATGCGACTGGGTGGATTCCCATGTTGACTCAAATTGGTTATGCTGTAGGGCTTTTCCTGCTTGTTCCACTGGGCGACTTGATGGAGAGGAGAAGGTTAATTTTGATGATGCTGGTGTTGACATCTGTAGCGTTGGGAGCAGCAGCAGTATCACTCAACCTTGCTTGGTTGCTAGTGGCGAGTTTGGCGATCGGCATAACCAGTGTTTCGGCTCAGTTGATAATTCCTTTAGCAGCACAACTGGCAAAACCAGAGCAGCGGGGAAGAATTGTTGGTACGGTGATGAGTGGGGTGTTGATAGGAATTCTTTTGGCTAGGACAGTCAGCGGTTTTGTGGGGGCAAGTTTGGGCTGGCGGGCGATGTATTGGCTGGCGAGTGGATTGATGATTGTTCTGGCTGCTGTTTTATCACGAATGCTGCCAAAAAGTCAACCGTCGCTGCGAGTTTCTTATCCTCAATTGGTTGGATCTTTATTCAAGTTGATACAACAGCAGCCTATTTTACGTGAAGCATCTCTTGCAGGGGCGATGTCCTTTGGAGCCTTCAGTACTTTTTGGAGTACTCTTGTTTTCTTTTTAGCACAGCCACCTTATCACTACGGTAGTGAAGTGACGGGGTTGTTTGGGCTGGTTGGTGTGGTAGGAGCGGCAGCGGCTCCTGTTGCAGGTAAGATAGCAGATAAAAGGAATCCCAAGATAACTGTGGCGTTGGGTCTTTCGATTACAACCTTGTCATTTCTCATTTTGTGGGTGTTTGGTTACCACATCCTGGGGCTAATTGTCGGGGTTATTCTTCTGGACTTGGGTGCGCAAAGCACACATATTTCCAACCAGGCAAGAATTTTCAGTTTACCTTTAGAGTTTCACAGCCGTTTGAATGCGCTTTATATGACCTTTTCCTTTATGGGAGGGGCGTTGGGTTCGTTCCTTGGTGCATATGCTTGGAGTCGTTGGCAATGGCATGGGGTTTGTGCGATCGCACTGCTGATGCTAGGAGTGGCTTTTGTTACGTTTATTAAGCGGCGGCGTCAACAACTAGGGGTGTAA
- the psaI gene encoding photosystem I reaction center subunit VIII codes for MYSASYISSILVPVIGWVVPAIVFGFLFVYMEREDIA; via the coding sequence ATGTACTCAGCTTCATATATCTCTTCCATCCTTGTTCCAGTGATTGGTTGGGTTGTTCCAGCTATAGTTTTTGGGTTTCTGTTTGTATACATGGAACGCGAGGATATTGCTTAA
- a CDS encoding photosystem II manganese-stabilizing polypeptide, translating to MRFRALIVALLALCLGLVTACSEGPSSSSTEFLTYDQIKGTGLAVKCPQLAETSRGFIPIDSSQSYSIKELCLEPTQYFVKEEPLNKRQRAEYVAGKLLTRRTYSLDQISGDLKINPDQSLTFVEEDGFDFQAITVKLPGGESIPFLFSLKGLVAQTQPGLTTINTSTDFEGTFKVPSYRGSAFLDPKGRGVTSGYDNAVALPARSDNQELINANVKRGDVLDGKIFLQIAKVDSSTGEIAGTFVSEQPSDTDLGAKEPEEVKIRGLFYARVEPAQV from the coding sequence ATGAGGTTTCGCGCTTTAATTGTTGCACTCTTGGCTTTATGCTTGGGTTTAGTTACTGCTTGTAGTGAAGGTCCATCATCGAGTAGTACAGAGTTTCTAACCTACGACCAGATTAAAGGCACCGGCTTGGCTGTCAAATGCCCCCAACTGGCAGAAACAAGTCGTGGTTTTATTCCCATAGATAGTAGCCAGTCTTACAGCATAAAAGAACTGTGCTTAGAGCCAACCCAATACTTTGTGAAAGAAGAACCCCTTAATAAACGGCAACGAGCAGAATATGTTGCTGGCAAATTGTTGACTCGCCGCACCTACTCCTTGGATCAAATTAGTGGCGATCTCAAAATCAATCCAGATCAAAGCCTCACCTTTGTAGAAGAAGATGGCTTTGACTTTCAAGCTATTACAGTCAAACTGCCTGGCGGTGAAAGCATACCTTTCCTGTTTAGTCTCAAAGGCTTGGTGGCTCAAACACAACCTGGCTTGACCACCATTAACACCTCAACAGACTTTGAAGGAACCTTCAAAGTCCCCTCCTATCGAGGTTCTGCCTTCCTCGACCCCAAAGGTCGCGGTGTTACCAGTGGGTATGATAACGCGGTGGCTCTGCCTGCCAGATCTGATAATCAAGAACTCATTAACGCCAACGTTAAGCGAGGTGATGTTCTTGATGGCAAAATTTTTCTGCAAATAGCGAAAGTAGATAGCTCTACTGGTGAAATTGCAGGTACTTTCGTGAGCGAACAGCCTTCAGATACCGACTTAGGCGCGAAAGAGCCTGAGGAAGTCAAAATTCGTGGTTTGTTCTACGCTCGTGTAGAACCTGCTCAAGTCTAG
- a CDS encoding 3-isopropylmalate dehydratase large subunit, producing MHKKNAIAMGMTLVEKILAKASGRSVVEPGENIWVNVDLLMTHDVCGPGTIGVFKREFGADAKVWDPEKIVLIPDHYIFTADARANRNVDILRDFAKEQSIKYFYDITDLSNFKANPDYKGVCHVALAQEGHTRPGEVLFGTDSHTCNAGAFGQFATGIGNTDAGFIMGTGKLLIKVPATMRFVLNGEMPPYLLAKDLILQIIGDISVSGATYRTMEFTGEAVERMTMEERMTLCNMVIEAGGKNGTIAPDETTFEYVRARTDKPFEAVYTDSDAKFYSEHHYDVSKLEPVVAQPHSPDNRATARECSDVKINRAYIGSCTGGKTEDFFHAAQVLKGHKVKVPTYIVPATQKVYEDLFKIKYQEQTLSEIFLEAGCIEPAAPSCAACLGGPKDTFGRMNEPEICVSTTNRNFPGRMGHKEAGIYLASPFTAAASAITGYVTDPREFL from the coding sequence TTGCACAAAAAGAACGCGATCGCTATGGGCATGACCCTTGTAGAAAAAATTTTGGCGAAAGCCTCTGGTCGTTCGGTTGTCGAACCGGGGGAAAATATCTGGGTTAATGTTGATCTTTTAATGACACATGACGTTTGTGGTCCTGGAACCATCGGCGTTTTCAAACGCGAGTTTGGTGCTGACGCCAAAGTCTGGGATCCTGAAAAAATCGTGTTAATTCCCGACCATTATATTTTCACGGCTGACGCACGCGCTAACCGCAACGTTGATATTTTGCGTGATTTTGCAAAAGAGCAAAGTATAAAATACTTTTACGATATTACTGACCTTTCCAACTTTAAAGCCAACCCAGATTACAAAGGTGTTTGCCACGTCGCCCTAGCCCAAGAGGGTCATACGCGCCCAGGCGAAGTTTTATTTGGTACGGACTCTCACACCTGTAACGCTGGTGCTTTCGGTCAATTTGCCACAGGTATCGGCAACACAGATGCTGGTTTTATTATGGGGACTGGCAAGCTGTTGATCAAAGTTCCTGCCACCATGCGTTTTGTGTTGAATGGTGAAATGCCTCCTTACTTGTTGGCAAAAGACCTGATTTTACAAATTATTGGGGATATCAGCGTCTCTGGCGCAACCTATCGGACGATGGAATTTACAGGAGAAGCCGTCGAACGAATGACGATGGAAGAACGGATGACTTTGTGTAACATGGTCATTGAAGCTGGTGGCAAGAATGGTACCATTGCTCCTGATGAAACCACATTTGAGTATGTGCGGGCGCGTACCGATAAGCCTTTTGAGGCAGTATACACAGACTCAGATGCCAAGTTCTACAGTGAGCATCACTATGATGTTTCCAAACTAGAACCAGTTGTTGCCCAACCTCACTCCCCTGATAACCGTGCCACAGCACGAGAGTGCAGCGATGTCAAGATTAACCGAGCTTATATCGGTTCCTGCACGGGTGGAAAAACAGAAGACTTTTTCCATGCAGCACAAGTTCTCAAAGGTCACAAGGTGAAAGTTCCCACCTACATAGTCCCTGCTACCCAAAAAGTTTACGAAGATTTGTTTAAAATCAAGTACCAAGAGCAAACCCTTTCAGAAATTTTCTTAGAAGCTGGTTGCATTGAACCTGCTGCACCTTCCTGTGCTGCTTGCTTGGGTGGTCCCAAAGACACCTTTGGGCGGATGAATGAGCCAGAAATCTGTGTTTCCACCACCAACCGCAACTTCCCCGGACGCATGGGACATAAAGAAGCGGGAATTTATCTTGCTTCCCCCTTCACCGCTGCAGCTTCCGCAATCACTGGGTATGTGACAGATCCGCGTGAGTTTTTGTAA
- a CDS encoding RNA polymerase sigma factor SigF, with protein MRVVPSINQGAWNPPHFLGDKCVTNEVKHEIWQLLREYQLSGSPDFRNQLVKLNFGLVRKEAHYWMNQCHESYEDLLQVGCLGLIRAIERFEISKGYALSSFAIPYIRGEIQHYLRDKGVIVRIPRRWFALQQQAIRVSRSLREKYNRQPTDSELAAALEISPDEWQEIKLAWANRAPLSLDVPVQNGDESATLLGDLVPDNRYHSFQLAQEEQIRIQQALMQLEQPTRQVLEFVFLDDLTQKQAAERLGISVVTVSRRLRKGLDLLKHLMYVAED; from the coding sequence ATGCGTGTTGTCCCCTCGATTAATCAAGGGGCTTGGAACCCTCCCCATTTTTTAGGGGACAAATGCGTCACCAACGAAGTCAAACATGAGATTTGGCAGTTGTTGCGAGAATATCAGCTATCTGGCTCACCTGACTTTCGCAATCAATTGGTGAAACTTAATTTTGGACTTGTCAGAAAAGAAGCTCATTACTGGATGAATCAATGTCATGAAAGCTACGAGGACTTGCTCCAAGTAGGTTGTTTGGGTTTGATTAGAGCGATAGAAAGATTTGAAATTTCCAAGGGGTATGCCTTAAGCTCGTTTGCTATTCCCTATATTCGCGGTGAAATACAACATTATCTTCGAGATAAAGGAGTGATCGTGCGAATTCCTCGACGCTGGTTTGCCCTGCAACAGCAAGCAATCAGAGTTTCGCGTTCATTAAGGGAAAAATACAATCGCCAACCTACTGACTCTGAGTTAGCAGCCGCATTGGAAATTTCTCCTGATGAATGGCAGGAAATTAAATTAGCGTGGGCTAACCGCGCGCCCTTAAGCCTTGATGTACCAGTGCAAAATGGAGATGAAAGTGCAACTTTATTGGGAGATTTGGTTCCAGACAACCGCTACCACAGCTTTCAACTCGCCCAAGAAGAGCAAATTCGTATCCAACAAGCATTGATGCAGTTGGAACAACCCACCCGCCAAGTCTTAGAATTTGTTTTTTTGGATGATTTGACGCAAAAACAAGCGGCAGAACGCCTTGGTATAAGTGTAGTTACGGTCTCTCGCAGGCTGAGGAAAGGGCTAGACTTGCTGAAACACTTAATGTATGTGGCAGAAGATTAA
- a CDS encoding YebC/PmpR family DNA-binding transcriptional regulator → MAGHSKWANIKRQKAVVDAKKGKTFTQWSRAIIVAARSGVRDPAGNFQLRTAIEKAKAAGLPNENIERAIAKGGGTLSGDSSSLEAIRYEGYGPGGVAILIEALTDNRNRTAADLRVAFSKNGGNLGETGCVSWMFSQKGVCTVERIVDEEQLLEASLEGSAEFYEMTQEQIAEVFTEVVNLENLSQTLKQKGFGVTDAELRWISANNVEVTAPDQARSLLKLIDSLESLEDVQNVTANFDMSEELMAVMA, encoded by the coding sequence ATGGCAGGACACAGTAAGTGGGCAAATATTAAACGCCAAAAAGCAGTTGTGGATGCAAAAAAGGGTAAGACTTTTACCCAGTGGTCGCGTGCTATTATTGTGGCGGCGAGAAGTGGGGTTCGGGATCCAGCCGGAAATTTTCAACTGCGTACCGCAATAGAAAAAGCAAAAGCGGCGGGTTTACCTAATGAGAACATTGAAAGAGCGATCGCCAAGGGTGGAGGTACACTCTCAGGTGATTCCTCTAGTTTAGAAGCAATTCGTTACGAAGGTTACGGTCCTGGAGGAGTTGCGATCCTCATTGAAGCCTTGACAGATAATCGTAATCGTACTGCTGCAGACTTACGTGTTGCTTTTAGTAAAAATGGTGGTAACCTCGGTGAAACAGGTTGTGTCAGCTGGATGTTTTCCCAAAAAGGCGTTTGTACTGTAGAGAGAATCGTCGATGAAGAACAGCTTTTAGAAGCATCTCTTGAAGGAAGTGCTGAGTTTTATGAAATGACACAAGAGCAAATTGCTGAAGTATTTACCGAAGTAGTGAATTTAGAGAACCTGAGTCAAACTCTCAAACAAAAGGGTTTTGGGGTGACTGATGCCGAACTACGCTGGATTTCTGCCAACAATGTAGAAGTGACTGCTCCAGATCAGGCACGCTCACTTCTGAAGTTAATTGATAGTTTAGAAAGCTTAGAGGATGTACAAAATGTTACCGCTAATTTTGATATGTCAGAAGAATTGATGGCTGTGATGGCTTGA
- a CDS encoding response regulator codes for MLMLFEQTLQNQPSFLDGLRVLVVSNNDDCLWLVRVIFEECFAKTKMARSVDNAIQVIEEWRPDVIISESRLPKKDGYSLIRFIRNKEAKEGGFIPAVAITSYMCPEEFNTATDAGFQEVIYIPFEIDTLVAVITQLIRVT; via the coding sequence ATGTTAATGCTTTTTGAACAAACACTTCAAAATCAACCGTCATTTCTTGATGGTTTACGGGTACTTGTGGTAAGTAATAATGACGATTGCTTGTGGCTAGTTAGGGTTATTTTTGAAGAGTGTTTTGCAAAAACGAAAATGGCAAGATCTGTGGATAATGCCATACAAGTCATAGAAGAGTGGAGACCTGATGTTATAATCAGCGAGAGCAGACTGCCTAAGAAGGACGGTTATTCACTAATTCGCTTCATTAGAAACAAAGAAGCCAAGGAAGGAGGATTTATTCCTGCTGTGGCGATTACAAGTTATATGTGTCCAGAAGAGTTTAATACAGCAACGGATGCTGGGTTTCAGGAGGTTATTTATATACCTTTTGAAATTGATACGCTTGTTGCAGTTATTACACAGCTTATACGAGTTACATAA
- a CDS encoding GntR family transcriptional regulator, which produces MKMKRECMSDRVKQVLIERILNGTYEPGKRLVELQIAKDMETSQAPVREALRELEAMRLVDSQPYRGTRVREVSLHEMQESYQVRGELEALAARLSAPKFHNNPQPLQTVQVVFRDAALAKDLKVLARQNATFHRLIVETSGNSVLLHTWDSLNFEAWTRINLELSQNKIDPLCFVKEHQQIINAFVQGDGNTAAELLRQHAQTTVLTPETQEAAFPL; this is translated from the coding sequence ATGAAAATGAAGCGTGAATGCATGAGCGATCGCGTCAAGCAGGTACTCATAGAGCGCATCCTTAACGGCACTTATGAACCTGGTAAGCGATTGGTAGAATTACAGATTGCTAAAGATATGGAGACAAGTCAAGCACCAGTTCGGGAAGCACTGCGCGAACTAGAAGCGATGCGGCTGGTGGATAGTCAACCCTACCGGGGAACGCGAGTGCGGGAGGTGAGTTTGCATGAGATGCAGGAGTCTTATCAAGTTCGAGGAGAACTCGAAGCATTGGCAGCACGGTTATCAGCGCCTAAGTTTCACAACAATCCTCAGCCACTTCAGACTGTGCAAGTGGTATTTCGAGATGCAGCTTTAGCAAAGGACTTGAAGGTACTGGCACGGCAAAATGCAACGTTTCATCGACTTATTGTTGAGACATCAGGTAATAGTGTCTTATTGCACACGTGGGATTCATTAAATTTTGAAGCTTGGACTCGCATTAATTTAGAATTGAGCCAAAATAAAATTGATCCGCTGTGTTTTGTAAAGGAACATCAGCAAATCATTAACGCATTCGTGCAGGGCGATGGAAACACCGCAGCAGAGTTACTTCGCCAACATGCACAGACGACTGTGTTAACGCCTGAGACACAAGAGGCAGCTTTTCCTTTGTGA
- a CDS encoding gluconokinase, producing MIILVMGVSGSGKSSIGQLLADSLQWEFSDADAFHSPENIEKMRYGIPLNDLDRVPWLLALQQAIQQWLQENKNMVLACSALKASYRQVLVLDEKRVIVVYLKGPFELIQKRLQMRHGHFMGEKLLKSQFDALEEPSGAVTVDISEPLEVIVQNIRVSLGI from the coding sequence ATGATAATTCTCGTAATGGGTGTCTCTGGTTCTGGTAAGTCCAGCATTGGGCAACTGTTGGCAGACTCTTTACAGTGGGAATTTAGCGATGCTGATGCCTTCCACTCGCCAGAAAATATTGAGAAAATGCGGTATGGTATCCCCCTAAATGATTTAGATAGGGTGCCTTGGTTGCTGGCGTTGCAACAGGCAATACAGCAGTGGTTGCAAGAGAATAAAAATATGGTGCTGGCGTGTTCTGCGCTGAAAGCCAGTTATCGCCAGGTTTTGGTTTTGGATGAGAAACGCGTAATTGTGGTTTATCTCAAAGGACCATTTGAGTTGATTCAAAAGCGGCTACAGATGCGTCATGGTCACTTTATGGGCGAAAAACTTCTTAAAAGTCAGTTTGATGCTCTTGAGGAGCCATCTGGTGCGGTTACAGTGGATATTTCCGAGCCACTAGAGGTGATTGTGCAGAACATTAGAGTGAGTTTGGGGATTTAG
- a CDS encoding Crp/Fnr family transcriptional regulator, with the protein MSVSNSPNPPIENQILAALSAAEYQRLVPHLERVEFKNKQILYEVGEPITHVYFPHQAIISLVSNLEDGSTVEVGIVSNDGMVGLPVIWGGNTTTTTAFVQVADGGMKMKALPLIAEFNRGSELQRLLLRYTQALFTQVTQTAVCNRVHTVEERLARWLLIVSDRMQSDKFLLTQEFIGEMLGCRRSGVTVAAGILSRAGIITYRRGHITILNREHLLDVSCECYSITKNEYARLLSKQS; encoded by the coding sequence ATGTCAGTATCAAACTCGCCTAATCCACCAATAGAAAATCAAATACTTGCCGCACTTTCAGCGGCTGAGTATCAACGTCTAGTTCCCCACTTAGAGCGAGTCGAATTTAAAAATAAGCAAATCCTCTACGAAGTAGGCGAACCGATAACACATGTCTATTTTCCCCATCAGGCAATAATTTCTTTAGTCTCTAACCTTGAAGACGGATCGACCGTTGAAGTTGGTATAGTGAGCAATGATGGCATGGTGGGTCTTCCTGTAATTTGGGGCGGCAACACGACAACCACAACTGCATTTGTGCAGGTTGCCGACGGTGGTATGAAGATGAAGGCTTTGCCACTCATAGCGGAGTTCAACCGAGGCTCTGAACTTCAACGTTTGCTATTGCGTTATACTCAAGCACTGTTCACCCAAGTCACACAAACAGCAGTCTGCAACCGCGTGCATACGGTAGAAGAACGACTTGCCCGTTGGCTGTTGATAGTTTCTGACCGTATGCAATCTGATAAATTCCTGCTAACTCAAGAATTTATTGGTGAAATGCTAGGCTGTCGCCGCTCAGGTGTCACAGTGGCTGCTGGCATCCTTAGCCGAGCCGGAATCATTACCTACAGGCGTGGACATATTACCATCCTCAATCGGGAACACTTGCTCGATGTATCTTGTGAATGTTATTCCATCACCAAAAACGAGTACGCTCGATTGTTAAGTAAACAGAGCTAG